Proteins encoded in a region of the Flavobacteriaceae bacterium HL-DH10 genome:
- the mdh gene encoding malate dehydrogenase: MKVTVVGAGAVGASCAEYIAIKNFASEVALLDIKEGYAEGKAMDLMQCASLNGFDTKITGITNDYSKTAGSDICVITSGIPRKPGMTREELIGINAGIVKTVSANLIEYSPNTIIIVVSNPMDTMTYLVHKSTGLPKNRIIGMGGALDSARFKYRLAEALEAPISDVDGMVIGGHSDTGMVPLTSHATRNSIKVSEFLNEERLQQVAEDTKVGGATLTKLLGTSAWYAPGAAVSGLVQAIACDQKKLFPCSTLLEGEYGLNDICIGVPVILGKNGIESIVDIELSDAEKAHMQASAEGVRKTNGLLEL, from the coding sequence ATGAAAGTAACAGTTGTAGGAGCAGGAGCAGTAGGCGCAAGTTGTGCAGAGTATATTGCTATTAAAAATTTCGCATCAGAAGTCGCATTATTAGATATTAAAGAAGGCTATGCTGAAGGAAAAGCTATGGATTTAATGCAATGTGCCTCTTTAAATGGGTTTGACACTAAAATTACAGGTATTACTAATGATTATAGTAAAACTGCAGGAAGCGATATTTGTGTGATTACTTCTGGAATTCCTCGTAAACCTGGTATGACTCGTGAAGAATTAATAGGAATTAATGCTGGTATTGTAAAAACAGTATCTGCAAATTTAATAGAGTATTCTCCTAACACAATTATTATTGTTGTAAGTAACCCAATGGATACCATGACTTATTTAGTACATAAATCTACAGGTTTACCTAAAAATAGAATTATAGGTATGGGTGGTGCTTTAGATTCTGCACGTTTTAAATACAGATTAGCAGAAGCTTTAGAAGCTCCAATTAGCGATGTAGATGGAATGGTTATTGGTGGACATAGCGATACAGGTATGGTACCATTAACGTCTCATGCAACTAGAAATAGTATCAAAGTTTCTGAGTTTTTAAATGAAGAGCGTTTACAACAAGTAGCTGAAGATACTAAAGTAGGAGGGGCTACACTTACTAAATTGTTAGGAACATCTGCTTGGTATGCACCAGGAGCCGCTGTGAGTGGTTTAGTTCAAGCTATTGCTTGCGATCAAAAGAAATTATTCCCTTGTTCTACGTTGTTAGAAGGTGAATATGGTTTAAATGATATTTGTATTGGAGTACCAGTAATTTTAGGTAAAAATGGTATAGAAAGTATTGTTGATATTGAGCTAAGTGATGCTGAAAAAGCACACATGCAAGCTAGTGCAGAAGGAGTTAGAAAAACGAATGGTTTATTAGAATTATAG